The stretch of DNA CGAAGCGCGGACACTGGAGTTTCAATACCGTCCCCGCCCCCGCATGCCCATTGCGGATCTCGCTCCCATGCAGCCGATTCGCTTTGAATCGAGCGACGGATTGCAGATTCCCGCCTATCTGACACTGCCCGTGGGACTCGCGCCAAAGGATCTGCCGTTGGTCGTTTTCCCTCATGGCGGACCCTGGTCGCGGGATTACTGGGGTTACCATTCGTATGCCCAGTTTCTCGCCAATCGCGGATATGCCGTATTGCTGGTCAACTTTCGCGGTTCCACCGGGTTTGGTAAGTCGTTTCTGAATGCAGGCAATGACCAGTGGGGTGATCTCATGCAGGATGACCTCACCTGGGGTGTGAAACACCTGGTGAATGAGGGCATCGTCGATCCCGAACGTGTTGGCATCATGGGAGGTTCCTACGGAGGCTATGCGACGCTGGCGGGCATGACCTTCACCCCAGAGCTGTATGCGGCCGGGGTATCCATTGTCGGACCTTCCAATCTGCTCACTCTTCTCGATTCCATTCCACCCTATTGGGAATCCTTCCGGCGCGAACTCTATGAACGCGTTGGAGATCCGTCGATTGAAGCGGAGCGTGAACGCCTGATTCGCCAGTCCCCGCTGAACAGTGCGGACCAGATTCGTGCACCCTTGATGATCGTGCAGGGCAAAAACGATCCGCGCGTCAAGGAAGCGGAGTCGGAACAGATCGTGGTCGCCATGCGGGAACTCGGGCTGGATGTGGAGTACATCAACGCGCCCGATGAGGGACATGGATTCAGCCGACCAGTCAATAACATGGCCTTTCTTGCCGCTGCCGAAAAGTTTTTTGCACAGCACCTTGGAGGACGCTACCAGGAGTCCATGCCGGAAGATGTGGCCCAACGTCTCGGGGAAATCACAGTGGACATCGCCACTGTATCCCTCGCAGCAGAGGATTAATCGCCAGCGATAGAACTCGCGTGCATTTCCTGTCCGTGGCCTGCCCTTGCGGTGCAGGTTGCGGCATGCCACCCATACCCGCTTTCACTTCGTGACGTGGGTGCGGGTGGAAAATGGCTGTGGCTCGGAATCAGATCTCGATTTCGAGCACAACCGGGCAGTGGTCCGATCCCATGACGGATTGCAGGATGCTGGCATCGCGCAATTGTGGCGCAAGTTTTTGGGAAGCGAGCCAGTAGTCAATGCGCCACCCGATGTTGCGCGCCCGTGCGTTCATGCGAAAACTCCACCACGAATAGGCGTCGCGTTCGTCCGGATGAAAGTGTCGGAAGGTGTCGATGTAACCAGCGTCCAACAGACGCGTAAATCCCGCGCGTTCCTCGTCAGTAAATCCCGCATTGCGCCGATTGCTGTCGGGGCGGGCGATGTCGATTTCTTCGTGCGCCACGTTAAAATCGCCGCAGGATAGCACCGGCTTACTGGCTTCCAGATGCTGCAGGTGTTCGCGGAAGGCAGGGTCCCATTCCTGTTCGCGATAAGGCAGGCGCAACAGGCCGTCCTTGCTGTTGGGAGTGTAGACGTTGACCACGTGAAAGCCTTCGAACTCCACATTCAGCACCCGTCCTTCCGTGTTGTAGATGGGGTCCTGCATGCCTCTGGAAAACGAGAGAGGTGCGATTTTGCTGCAGACCGCAGTGCCCGAATAGCCCTTCTTTTCTGCGGAATACGAGATCACATGCGGAAAGGGAAGTTCCAGCTTGTCCATGACAGTGGGATCAGCCTTGATCTCCTGCAGGCACAGGATGTCGGGATCTTCAGCGGAAACAAAGTCCATGAAGCCCTTGTTGATGCAGGCACGAATGCCGTTGACGTTCCAGGAGATGAGTTTGATGCGTTGAGCCATGAGTGTAGTGGGATGGATGGATTGAGAGACGAAGGGCAGAGGTCAATCGAGTTGACCCAGTTCAACAGATCGGTCGTGCGCGGCCTGCACAGCCCGAGCGACAATCGCGGCGAAACCGTCGGATTGAAATTGTTCGATAGCGGCCTGAGTGGTGCCACCGGGCGATGTGACTTGTCGGCGCAGTTCTGCGGGATCGAGGCCGCTCTCATCCAGGAGTTTCGTTGAACCGATTACCGTTTGCCGGGCCAGCATCATCGCAACATTGTCGGCAAAACCCTGCTGTTTGGCAGCCTCAAACAAGGCTTCCACGAATAAAAAGAGATAGGCGGGACCGCTACCGCTCACGGCGGTGATCGCGTCCAGCTCCTGTTCTTTCACTTCAATGAAAACCCCCATCGAGCTGAGCAGGGATTCCACGGTGGACCGATCAGCCTCATTGAGAAGCCCACGAGCAGCGAATGCGCTGACTCCGGCTCCAACGCTTCCCGGAGTATTGGGCATCACTCGAACATGATTGCGGCAAGCAGGCATTTTGCACATCAGCTTTTGCAGTGGAGTGCCAGCCAGAATCGAGACCAGCAACGTTTGCTTCGAAGCTTCCACAACTACGGGCGAGAGTGTGGACAGTTGCTGGGGTTTACAGGCGAGCACCATGGTGTCAGTCTGGAAGGGTGTGCTGGCATCCAAATCGATAAGACCGATGCCAGTGTCGGCAACCAGAGACTCAGCGGTTCCGTCGTTGGCCGAACAGCAGGCGAGTTCATCCGGGCGAAGCCGTTTGGAACGAAGCAGGGAACGAATCATGGCAGAGGCCATGCGACCCGCGCCGATGAAAGTGATGCGAAAGGATGGTTCCGACATGGGTGGCGATTCAAACCACAGCCCCCGCTCTTGGCAAATCTGAAAGCACACCCGTGAGGGCTGTGGGGAAAACGAGCGGTGATGGCGGAGTCCGCCGGACTCTGCTCAGATGCGCACCTTGATGCGGGCGCAGACCCCACCGGTTTTGCGTTCTTCGACGGATAACTCACAGTTCACGTTGCGCAGGGCATGCCGTGCCACCGTCAATCCCATTCCCCGACCTACGGAAGTTTTGGTCGTGATGAAAGGTTCGAAAAAATTATCCTTCACTTCCTCGTCGATGCCATTGCCCTGATCGAGGATTTCAATGAGGAAATGCGAACCGGGCTTCAGCTCGCTCTCTCCTTCGGGGTAGCGAACCTTGATCGTGATGGGGCGTTCCATCGCGTTCTTGTCGTAGCTTTCCCATGCATTGATCAGCAGCTTGCCTACCGCTCCCTCAAAAATTTCGCTGTTGGTTTCGAGAACAAAATCCTTTGGCAGTTCACTCTCCACCCGGACCTCCGAGTCGACCGAATACTCGTCCCGGTAGCGCTGGATGGTATTGTCGAAGAGGTCCATGAGGTTGATGGGGGTCAGGTGGGTGTCTTCCTGAGCAGCCATGGAACTGAGTTGGCTGACGATGGTCACCATGCGCGAGATGGCACTCTCCATCGAGTTGATGCTTCGCTCCACGAGTTCGGGTTTGTTCTTCCCGATTTTCATCAGATCCATGTAGCCCACGACAACACCCAGCAGGTTGTTCAGGTTGTGGGCAATGCCCTGAGTGATCGCACCCACGGTTGACGTGCGCCGCATTTCGGCGAGGCGGTTGGAAAGATCCAGATTCTGACGGTGCATTTCCTGCACCCTCAGTTGAGTCTGGATGCGGGCCATGGTTTCGTCGAGTTCGAGCGGCTTGGTGATGTAGTCGACCGCACCTGTGTCGAGTCCCTGAAGTACGTCTTCCTTTGCCGATTTTGCGGTGATGAAGATGATGGGAATGTCGGAGGTTTCCGGATTTGCCTTGAGCTTGCTGCAGGTTTCGATGCCGTCCATTTCGGGCATCATGATGTCGAGCAGGATGATATCCGGTTTGTTCAAATCCACCATGCGCAGGCATTCATGCCCATTGGATGCGACCAGCACCTCCATGCCCGCCTTTTCGATCTTGCGCTGCACGATCTTGATGTTGATGGGCTGGTCGTCGACGATCAGGATTTTGGGCTTTGATTTGCTCATGTTGACTGGGGGTGGATGTGGGACGAATCCCTATTCCATGGATCGGGAAAGGGAAGTGGTGGGTGGCAGTGCGGTTTCGTAGGTCACCAGGGTTTTGCTGATGCGGTCGTGCCCAGCCATGCGCAGGCGATTTGTGAATACCATGACGAGATTGACAATGAACAGGAGCGGCATGATGACGCTCAACGTTTTCAGACAGTTTCGCAGGATTATCGTTTTTGCATCCGGTCGGCTTAAAGTTTTTAAATCTATTAACGACAATTTAAAAATTTTTTTACCTAAAGTGGTACCTGCGAGCAATAATTCACTGAGTGCGAAGTAGAGCCAGGTGATCACCGCAGCGAGAAATGCTGTGTCGTTGGATGCAGACTCGTGCTGGTACTGAAACTCCAAGTACTCCTGCATCTGCTCAACGAATCCGGGGGGAGATTCCCGTTCCTGCTGCTCCTGTAGAAATTCCCGTGATGCTTCGAGGAAGCCGGGGTGAAAGAGCGGGTAGAGCAGTTGGGTGGACAACATGACCGTAGCAGCGAGGATGAGAATGTAGTCCATGCAAAACGCGACCATTCGCACCCCAAAGCGCGCAGGATAGAGCGGGGTGACCGTTGCATCGGCCCCCCACATGGATTCCACGGGGTCCGGGTGTTTTGGATCAGATGGTGTGCTGGATGACATGCGTGAGCGAGACGGTAGGTTTGTCACGGGACTGAGCATCAGCTCGACGGGTGCTTTGACAGGTATGCCTTGAGCGTATTCTGCATCAGCGTGGCCACGGTCATCGGTCCAACCCCCCCCGGTACCGGGGTGATTTTTCCGGCAATCGGAGCAACGGCCTCAAAATCCACATCACCGACGATGCGGTAACCCTTGGGTTCGGTTGCATCGTCGACCCGGTTGATGCCCACATCAATGACAGTTGCGCCAGGTTTTACCATCGACGCTGTGACGACTCCGGGACGACCCACTGCCGCGATGAGAATATCGGCGGTGCGGGTAATGGATTCGAGTCCCTCCGAACGGGAATGACAGATCGTGACCGTTGCATTGCCCTGAGGGTGCTTTCGGGAGAGCAGTAAGGCCATGGGTTTGCCGACGATGAGGCTTCGACCCAATACGACGGCGTGCTTTCCCTGTGTGTCTATCTGGTGCCGTTTGAGCAGCTCGATGATGCCCAGTGGTGTGCAGGGCACGAAGCAGTTCGGATCTTCCTGTACCAGCAGTCCACTGTTGATGACATTGAACCCGTCGACATCCTTGCCGGGATGGATGGTGTTGAAAATCGCTGCTTCTGAGATGTGAGCGGGTAGCGGTGCCTGAACCAGAATGCCATCCACACCGGGGTCGCTGTTGTGATGTTCGACACGCGCCGTCAGCTCCGCTTCGGAGATGGTTTCCGGGTGCACCTCAATCTCGCTGTCGATCCCGATGGATTGCGCGGTCTTCTTTTTCTTCGAAACGTAAAAGCGCGAGGCGGGATCTTCGCCGACCCGAATGAAAACGACCTTGGGTGCACGACCGCTCAAAGCACCGACCTGTGCCTTCAGTTCCTGATAAATGACCTCGGCGGTTGCATTGCCGTCGATGAGTTTGCTCGAAGAAATCTCCATGAAAAAAGTGTGCAGTGAACTAGGGCGTCGGAGCAATCCAAA from Puniceicoccaceae bacterium encodes:
- the proC gene encoding pyrroline-5-carboxylate reductase, producing the protein MSEPSFRITFIGAGRMASAMIRSLLRSKRLRPDELACCSANDGTAESLVADTGIGLIDLDASTPFQTDTMVLACKPQQLSTLSPVVVEASKQTLLVSILAGTPLQKLMCKMPACRNHVRVMPNTPGSVGAGVSAFAARGLLNEADRSTVESLLSSMGVFIEVKEQELDAITAVSGSGPAYLFLFVEALFEAAKQQGFADNVAMMLARQTVIGSTKLLDESGLDPAELRRQVTSPGGTTQAAIEQFQSDGFAAIVARAVQAAHDRSVELGQLD
- a CDS encoding bifunctional 5,10-methylenetetrahydrofolate dehydrogenase/5,10-methenyltetrahydrofolate cyclohydrolase, yielding MEISSSKLIDGNATAEVIYQELKAQVGALSGRAPKVVFIRVGEDPASRFYVSKKKKTAQSIGIDSEIEVHPETISEAELTARVEHHNSDPGVDGILVQAPLPAHISEAAIFNTIHPGKDVDGFNVINSGLLVQEDPNCFVPCTPLGIIELLKRHQIDTQGKHAVVLGRSLIVGKPMALLLSRKHPQGNATVTICHSRSEGLESITRTADILIAAVGRPGVVTASMVKPGATVIDVGINRVDDATEPKGYRIVGDVDFEAVAPIAGKITPVPGGVGPMTVATLMQNTLKAYLSKHPSS
- a CDS encoding response regulator encodes the protein MSKSKPKILIVDDQPINIKIVQRKIEKAGMEVLVASNGHECLRMVDLNKPDIILLDIMMPEMDGIETCSKLKANPETSDIPIIFITAKSAKEDVLQGLDTGAVDYITKPLELDETMARIQTQLRVQEMHRQNLDLSNRLAEMRRTSTVGAITQGIAHNLNNLLGVVVGYMDLMKIGKNKPELVERSINSMESAISRMVTIVSQLSSMAAQEDTHLTPINLMDLFDNTIQRYRDEYSVDSEVRVESELPKDFVLETNSEIFEGAVGKLLINAWESYDKNAMERPITIKVRYPEGESELKPGSHFLIEILDQGNGIDEEVKDNFFEPFITTKTSVGRGMGLTVARHALRNVNCELSVEERKTGGVCARIKVRI
- a CDS encoding exodeoxyribonuclease III, translating into MKLISWNVNGIRACINKGFMDFVSAEDPDILCLQEIKADPTVMDKLELPFPHVISYSAEKKGYSGTAVCSKIAPLSFSRGMQDPIYNTEGRVLNVEFEGFHVVNVYTPNSKDGLLRLPYREQEWDPAFREHLQHLEASKPVLSCGDFNVAHEEIDIARPDSNRRNAGFTDEERAGFTRLLDAGYIDTFRHFHPDERDAYSWWSFRMNARARNIGWRIDYWLASQKLAPQLRDASILQSVMGSDHCPVVLEIEI
- a CDS encoding RDD family protein, with the protein product MSSSTPSDPKHPDPVESMWGADATVTPLYPARFGVRMVAFCMDYILILAATVMLSTQLLYPLFHPGFLEASREFLQEQQERESPPGFVEQMQEYLEFQYQHESASNDTAFLAAVITWLYFALSELLLAGTTLGKKIFKLSLIDLKTLSRPDAKTIILRNCLKTLSVIMPLLFIVNLVMVFTNRLRMAGHDRISKTLVTYETALPPTTSLSRSME